A stretch of Hippoglossus hippoglossus isolate fHipHip1 chromosome 20, fHipHip1.pri, whole genome shotgun sequence DNA encodes these proteins:
- the fam49bb gene encoding protein FAM49B, translating into MGNLLKVLTCTDLEQEPNFFLDFENAQPTDAEREVWEQVDVVLKDAKGILDELQAYKGAGQEIREAIQNPNDEALQEQAWAAVVPLVGKLKKFYQFSQRLEAALHSLLGALTSETYDDPTQHLEREQALAKQFAEILHFTLRFDELKMTNPAIQNDFSYYRRTLSRMRINNVPAEGENEVNNELANRISLFYADATPMLKTLSDGTTKFVSENKNLPIENTTDCLSTMATVCKVMLETPEYRSRFASEETVSFCLRVMVGVIILYDYVHPVGAFAKSSKIDMKGCIKVLRDQPPNSVEGLLNALRYTTKHLNDESTNKTIKSMLQ; encoded by the exons ATGGGGAACCTACTGAAAGTTTTGACATGCACAGATCTGGAACAGGAGCCCAATTTTTTCCTCGACTTTGAAA ATGCCCAGCCCACGGACGCAGAGCGAGAGGTGTGGGAGCAGGTTGACGTGGTGCTGAAAGACGCCAAGGGGatcctggatgagctgcaggcGTACAAGGGAGCGGGGCAGGAGATCAGAGAG GCGATCCAGAATCCAAACGATGAGGCGTTACAGGAGCAAGCGTGGGCGGCTGTCGTTCCCTTAGTGGGGAAACTGAAGAAGTTCTACCAGTTCTCCCAGAGGTTAG AGGCGGCGCTGCACAGCCTCCTGGGAGCTCTAACCAGCGAGACTTACGACGACCCCACTCAGCACCTGGAGCGGGAGCAGGCACTGGCCAAGCAGTTTGCCGAGATCCTGCACTTCACTCTGCGCTTTGATGAGCTTAAA ATGACAAATCCTGCCATTCAGAATGACTTCAGTTATTACAGGAGAACGCTGAGCCGCATGCGGATCAACAACGTACCG GCGGAGGGAGAAAACGAAGTCAACAACGAGCTGGCCAATCGGATATCTCTGTTCTACGCCGATGCCACGCCCATGCTGAAGACATTAAGCGACGGCACAACAAAGTTTGTGTCGGAG AACAAGAACCTGCCTATTGAGAACACGACAGACTGCTTAAGCACAATGGCGACCGTGTGTAAAGTCATGTTGGAAACACC GGAGTACCGCAGCCGATTCGCCAGCGAGGAGACGGTGTCTTTCTGCCTGCGGGTCATGGTCGGGGTCATCATCTTGTACGACTACGTCCATCCCGTAGGGGCCTTCGCCAAGTCATCGAAGATCGAC ATGAAAGGCTGCATCAAAGTCCTCAGAGATCAGCCTCCGAACAGTGTAGAAGGCCTTCTCAACGCTCTCAG GTACACAACCAAGCATCTGAACGATGAATCAACCAACAAGACTATCAAGAGCATGCTGCAGTAG